GCGCAGGTCGAAATAGCGCCGGACAAACAGCCCCGTCAGCCCGTCGGTGACCGCCAGGGCGTAGAGTTTCGCATTGTGAATGGCAATGGCGATCTGCGAGCCCAACTGGCGCAACAGCGCCTGGTCGTCTTCGTGGAAGGGCTCCCCATCCTCGGGATCCTCCAGCATCAGCAGCCCCATCGCTTCGTTCTTGGCCACCAGCGGGATCAGGGCGGTGGCGTGATTGCCATCCCACTCCAGCGTTACCATGCGACTGGCCAGCACCTTGCCCAGCCGGGTCCCTTTCACCGAAAGGGTATCTTCCGCAAGACGTTCGCGGTTGATGAGGTCCCGGCCGTACTTGGCCACCAGCGGCTGAAGATGGCGACCATCCTTGGTGAGCTCATACAGCGTAAGACGACTGACGTCCAGGGCGCCCTGGACTACGTGCGCAATGATGGGGAGGGCCTCGTGGAGTTCGAGCGTTTCGGTGATCGCCAGTGATATCTCACGAAGGGTGGACAGATGATCCACCTGACGAACCAACTGCATGTTGCGGCGGTAGAGGGCGTCAAAATCTCCACCCAGTTCTGATCGGCCTGAGGTCAACGGCATGCTCCTCTTCATACCGGGGCATGATAGCACGACCTATGGGCAAAATGTAGCGTTCCGGTCCGTTTCCGCAAATGCGACAGAGCCCCAATCCGGGGATCGGGGCTCGTCGGCAATCTATATGAACTGGGGAATTGCTCCCTCAGGAGTCCGAGAAGTTGTGCGTAGCCAGGCCAAGTTGCTTAAGGTTGTTGCTGCACGTAGTGCGGGCAGCCGCCTCGCGAACCTTCTGAACCGCCGGCAGCAACAGGCCACCACGAATATGGTTCAATTCCTCTCCGGAAAGCATCACATCGGAATCCAAATCATTAAACTCTATATGGGACATCTTCGTCTCCCTTCTCGGCTTGCGCGTGGAACGCGCCCGAACCGGTTGAAGTTCCATTCAACAACGCGGGTCAGAGCCCGTGACTCAGACGGAGCCGTCGCCCAGCGTGCGCACGGAGCCATCGCCGAGAATCTTGTGGGCGCTGTCCA
The Candidatus Hydrogenedentota bacterium genome window above contains:
- a CDS encoding sensor domain-containing diguanylate cyclase codes for the protein MPLTSGRSELGGDFDALYRRNMQLVRQVDHLSTLREISLAITETLELHEALPIIAHVVQGALDVSRLTLYELTKDGRHLQPLVAKYGRDLINRERLAEDTLSVKGTRLGKVLASRMVTLEWDGNHATALIPLVAKNEAMGLLMLEDPEDGEPFHEDDQALLRQLGSQIAIAIHNAKLYALAVTDGLTGLFVRRYFDLRLEEEFAAAARYNRTFSIMLFDIDHFKKFNDTHGHQTGDMVLQQFARLLEANTRESDICCRYGGEEMVIVLPETPLNEAALLANKLCATVRQHVFLGTGEQALSVTSSIGVAQHHRAIKSPAALVEAADRALYRAKELGRNRVELDGV